The DNA window ATCGACGGGATAAAAGTAAACGAATCTGAAGCATGGAAAAACAAAGTTTCCGCTTTTGTAGACGATTCTTTCCTCATCGGATATCTTACACCGGAAGAATATTTTTATTTCATCGGGGAACTGAGAGGGCAGAACAAAGCTTCTGTAGATGCCTTTTTAAAACAGTTTCATGATCTTTTCAGCGGTGAAATTTTAAACTCCGGAAAATACGTCCGCGATCTTTCCAAAGGAAACCAGAAAAAAGTAGGAATTGTGGGCGCCATTATCGGAAATCCCGAAATCATTATTCTGGATGAACCTTTTGCCAATCTGGATCCTTCCACACAGATTAAGCTTAAAAATTTAATTAAAGAACTGTCTAAACAGGACGGAGTGACTTTTCTTATTTCCAGTCACGATCTTTCGCATACCACAGAAGTATGCAACAGAATTGTAGTCGTAAACAAAGGACAATTGGTAAAAGATATACAGACCAATCCTGAAACCCTGAAAGATCTGGAGCAGTATTTTGCCGATCAGATTTCCAGTCCGGTAGAAGAGGATTCTGTATTATAGATATTACCAATAAATCAAATTTAAAAATCGTTGATCTGTAATTGTGGTACATCCGCTAATTTTGTCAGGTTAAAATTTAATCTATGGAATTAATTGAAAAACTGAACTGGAGATATGCTGCCAAAGCAATGAACGGTCAGAAAGTACCACAGGAAAAAGTGGATAAAATAGTAGAAGCTGCAAGACTGGCTCCTACATCAAGCGGTCTTCAGCCTTTTGAAATCATTGTCGTAACCAATCAGGAAATTAAAGAACAGATCAAGCCTCACGCGTGGAATCAGCCGCAGATTACAGATTGTTCGCATTTATTGGTTTTTGCAGCGTGGGATAATTACACAGAAGAAAGAATCAATGGAATGTTTGATCTTACCAATGAAGTAAGAGGATTTAAAAATGAAGGTTGGGAAAATTACAGACAAATGTTGTTGAGTACCTATCCGCAAAGATCTGCAGAAGAAAACTTCACTCATGCTGCAAAACAGGCTTATATCGGATTTGGAGCTGCGATTATTGCAGCCGCTTTTGAAGAGGTAGATTCTACCCCGATGGAAGGCTTTGTTCCGGAAGAAGTTGATAAGGTTTTAAACCTGCAGGAAAAAGGTTTAAAAAGCGTTCTTTTGTTACCAATCGGGTACAGAGATGCTTCCAATGACTGGTTAGTGAATTTAACCAAAGTAAGAAAACCAAAAGAAGACTTCATTAAAGAAATCAAGTAATTATTGATTATTTTACTCATAAAAATACCCTTTCAGCAGTTGGAAGGGTATTTTGTTTATTTTTCGCAATCTATCTTTTTAGGATTTTGTCTTGTATCGAAAACATCTGCAATTTTAATCAAATGATTTTCCTCGTCTACAGAATAAATAATTTTATAGTTCGATTCTACAAGATAATGATATTTGATGATTCTGTTTTCAAGTAAAAATTCTGTCTGACCCATTTTGGGGTTGTCAATTAATTTATCCGGAGCTTTTAGAATTCTCGTAACAATTTTCAAAGCAACTTTGTAGCTTCCTGATGTCAACTCATAGTAGTTAAAAATATCATCAATCTGCTTTTCTGAAAATTCCGACCAAATGATTTTATATTTCACCTTTCGTATTTTGACAGAAGTTCAGAAGTGGTTTTGAATTTTTTATTGTTGAAGTCATCTTCGGATCTTGAAATTCTTTCATTCATTTCTTCTGTGGAGAAAGGCTTAAATTGATTTTCTTCATCCATATTTTTAGCTTTCTTCATGAGTTTTTCAAACTGACCAATCATTTCCTCACTCTGAAGGTTGAGAAAAGCCTGTATAAAAGCTAATTTTCTGCTTTGGATATCCATTTTAGAAATATTTGATAATCAAATGTATAAAAATTAATTTAAAATTAAAATCCCTTTCAATTAGTTTTTTTGAAAGGGATTTTTTATTGTATGTGTATTTAAATACTAAAACTCAGCATTCGGTTTCCAATCCACCACAGCTCTGATGAACGCTTCAGCATTTTCCACAGGAATATTAGGTAAAATGCCGTGTCCTAAATTAGCAATGTAACGGTCTTTTCCGAAACGGTTGATCATTTCCGTCACCATTTTTTTAATTGTTTCAGGAGTAGAATGCAGTCTTGCAGGATCAAAATTTCCCTGAAGCGTCATTGTATGATTGGTTAAAGTTCTTGCAAACTCAGGCTTAATCGTCCAGTCAACACCCAAAGCAGAAACCGGCGACTGCGCCATATCTTCCAGAGCAAACCAGCATCCTTTTCCGAAAACCACAACGTGCGTTAAAGGGCTTAAAGCTTCAACGATCTGGTTAATATATTTCCATGAAAATTCCTGATAATCTGCCGGAGAAAGCATTCCGCCCCATGAATCGAAAACCTGAACCGCAGAAACCCCTTTTTCAACCTTTCTTTTAAGATAAGCGATCGTTGTATCGGTAATCTTTTGAAGTAATAAATGCGCCGCTTCCG is part of the Chryseobacterium indicum genome and encodes:
- a CDS encoding ABC transporter ATP-binding protein, encoding MITINNLTKTYGKATVLNIEHLEIPKGETFGLVGNNGAGKTTLFSLMLDLIQASTGFVSIDGIKVNESEAWKNKVSAFVDDSFLIGYLTPEEYFYFIGELRGQNKASVDAFLKQFHDLFSGEILNSGKYVRDLSKGNQKKVGIVGAIIGNPEIIILDEPFANLDPSTQIKLKNLIKELSKQDGVTFLISSHDLSHTTEVCNRIVVVNKGQLVKDIQTNPETLKDLEQYFADQISSPVEEDSVL
- a CDS encoding nitroreductase family protein, which produces MELIEKLNWRYAAKAMNGQKVPQEKVDKIVEAARLAPTSSGLQPFEIIVVTNQEIKEQIKPHAWNQPQITDCSHLLVFAAWDNYTEERINGMFDLTNEVRGFKNEGWENYRQMLLSTYPQRSAEENFTHAAKQAYIGFGAAIIAAAFEEVDSTPMEGFVPEEVDKVLNLQEKGLKSVLLLPIGYRDASNDWLVNLTKVRKPKEDFIKEIK
- the hemE gene encoding uroporphyrinogen decarboxylase; its protein translation is MIKNDLYLKALRGETVERPPVWMMRQAGRYLPEFIALRDKYDFFTRCQTPELASEITVQPIRRFPLDAAILFSDILVVPQAMGIDFKMKESVGPWLDNPIRTMEDVQNVVVPDVNDTLGYVFDAIELTLQKLNNEIPLIGFAGSPWTILCYCVEGKGSKAFDIAKSFCFTQPEAAHLLLQKITDTTIAYLKRKVEKGVSAVQVFDSWGGMLSPADYQEFSWKYINQIVEALSPLTHVVVFGKGCWFALEDMAQSPVSALGVDWTIKPEFARTLTNHTMTLQGNFDPARLHSTPETIKKMVTEMINRFGKDRYIANLGHGILPNIPVENAEAFIRAVVDWKPNAEF
- a CDS encoding type II toxin-antitoxin system RelE/ParE family toxin is translated as MKYKIIWSEFSEKQIDDIFNYYELTSGSYKVALKIVTRILKAPDKLIDNPKMGQTEFLLENRIIKYHYLVESNYKIIYSVDEENHLIKIADVFDTRQNPKKIDCEK